TCTTCgttccttaaattttgtcatactttgatcgggcacgagtttaaaaaaaatgtaatgaaaagtgaattgaaaaagttagtggagagtgggatcttacttttatatactccactgtcccagtttaagagtcatattttgccataaaagtccgtcccaatttaagaatcatatttaaaatctttcatatttggacataaaattataccccattattcatcaaaattacactcaaatgtcattatctacataaaaataaacaaaaaaaaatgaaaaaccaaaaagtcaaaccATCTCACTTTCCatcatctcatttcatttatttcacactccaccaatttctTAAAGCTCGTGCTATAACTAATTCTAACTcctaaactgggacggagggagtattagttttatactccctctgtcccactttaggagtcccagttgagttcggcacgagttttaagaaatgtaaaggaaagttggtgaaaaaagattgTGGAATGttggtcctacttttttatattagttttataataaaatgtgattggaaaaaggttagtggaatgtggggcctaataccatttatggaatattccaatcgggactcctaaagtgggacacccaaaaatgataaactgagactcctaaaatgggacggaggaagtaataaaatatgagttagaatgaattagtggaatatgagatccattataaaaaatgataaaaagtgaaaatatcaCTTTTCTTTTAAGAATGTCCCATCATAAGTAAGTCAttttaagtactccctccgtcccaagataagtgacctacttcttttgagcacgggatttaaggaatggtatttaaataagttaaagtggagagggtaaagtatgagagagggaaaagtagaggagagaagagagaataaagtaggtggagaataaagtaagagaggtgactttttgctaaaaatggaaataggtcacttatagtgggacaccccaaaaaggaatacaagtcacttatcttgggacggagggagtatataaaagtaggtttgtgttaaaatgacaacacctcttaaagtgacactataccaccattcctagccaatcatttgcacacgtggacgaataatcagctgccatgtggcaatcgTAAAAAACACTCAAAGGGTAAATTTTCTAAgtctgcaatatccaatacgctagactgcaatttttGTCTgtctgcaatatccaatatgttagactgcaatctatagcgTTTAGAATATTACAGGCTACGTGGTATCATAGCGTCACTTTAAGagatgttgtcattttaacacaccCCTAAAAGTATATTAACATTAATAAACATTATCACATGGAAgatttattacaaaaatataaaaattgatcatCTAGAAATTGCACACAATTATGGAGACATGAAagataatttctttatttagcATATTATaagtcatttttcttattcaataaatGGAATTTATTCATAGTTAAGGTTTAATCGCTCTTTATTTTCCTTaccaaaattcaataaaaagtttgtaactgatttatttttcttctagCCTTCCCCCCACCCCCTCCCTATATTCATGTTATGAAGCACAAAAACAATCTTTTGCGCTCTCAAAtcatcaaaaacaaaaattatccACTTCTTTGAACATTTGCAAAATTGAAGCATacactactatatattttgaagTGTAAAAATGTTATGATATCATTGCTATTTAATTTCGATTCAACAATTCATGGTTCTTATTCtcataatcttatttttattccatcaGTACACACCCTTTACAGCTTGTTAAGAATCAAATGAGCACCATGTTGGGGTTGTACGATTATAAATTGGTGAGGCGCATGCGAATACGAAGGCGAAAGCTCAAACGAATAACGCTTCAGCATCATAGCCACCGCTATTTTAGCTTCCAACATAGCAAAGTTCTGCGCGATGCATATCCTCGGCCCCCAACTGAACGGGAAGTAGGCCATCCCCTGCGCGACATTAGGCACGCCATCTCTAAACCTCTCTGGATTGAATTCCTTTGCATCCTCGCCCCATATTTTGGGGTCGTGATGCAATAAAACCAAGGGCATCATAAGCTGCACTCCTTCCGGTACACTCACATTCCCTAACCTAACTTCTGTGTGCGCCCTTCGCACGAGCATAAATGCGGGAGGATAGAGTCGTAGCACCTCGTGTAGGACCATGCCTACCTGCACACATTTGCAAATTAAGTTATTCCAACAACATTTAAGTaaatacattttaaaaaatagaaataataatattctctGCTTAACACGCtaaacaacactgcataaaagctaatgctgaaaaagaaattctTAGAGAGTATGACTTACAATTTTGAGGTTGTTATTCAATTGTTGATAATCAGGGTCTCCTGTGCTGAAAACTTGCTGGACCTCGTCCCTTGCCCTAGTCTGCCACTCTGTGTGCTTGCTCAGTAGAATCATCGTCCAGACGAGCAGAGACGCGGTTGTGTCCTGGCCTGAAAAGTAGAAGAGTTTGCATTCTTCGATGACTTCGTCCATGCTCATTCCATGCTTTCTTCCATGTTGTTTGATTTCTTTGGAATTGGATTCGAGTAGTAACCCAAGTACGTCTTCGTTGCTAGCTTCCCCTGCTTCCATTGCTTTCATTCTTCGATTGATTATATCTAGCAGGGATGATTTCACTTCCTTGGTGATCTCTTTAACTCTCTTGTTCATTTTTGTTGGCAAAAATCTGCGCAATGAGAAAATTGAGAAAGACAAAAGATGGCAATATTTGGTGCTAAAACCAGATTAGATGAGATCTTTACCAAGTCGATGTCTGTCATTGAACAGACTACAGAATACAGTACCTGTATCCTGGGATGTAAAAAAATCGATTTGCTGCGGTAACATGTTGAATTAATTCATGTTGTAGTTCAAAGATCTTTCTTCCTTCCAAATAGCTACTCCCGAACGCAGTTCTTGAAATCACATCGCTCGTCAATTTCTGAAGATGAGGCCACACATCCACTTCACAACTTCCTCCATTTCCCACAATCTCATCCCATTTGCTCAACATCTCATCACAACTCAAGTAGAACGACGGAACCATATGCTGTTTGTTTATAGTATCAATAAGGGACAAGAATGAAAACGAATGTGTTCGACAATATACAGGGAAATGATCagatgcaaactctaaatattgtacaaattccaaactataATCTGGACCATTAGAAGATGTCAACAGATGATGAAATaacagcaacaaaaaatgtcaacacagtgtcaaggttatatatatctaattttcatcataaaGTTGCAAGATCCTACCTGGAGTTTATTCACATGAAATGCAGGATTGAGGAGTCTCCTATGCTTGGCCCATCTATCCGTTTCGAGCGTTGCTAGTCCTTCACTTATCATTCTAACAAAGGGACGTCCGGGAATCTTTTGAAACACATTACTCTTTGACAGAACTTCTCTTACAAGCTCTGGCTCCATCACAAAAATTGCAGGGCTTGGTCCGAACCATAAAAAGCATTTCTCCCCTGCAGTTTCAATATTTTGTACTaagaaacaatttattaaactaaagggatattggcatctaatatcacgaaactttcaaaaagttgagtttttcccacgaactttaaaattgacaaataatatcacgaactttactctgagtttgttttttcccacgaatggaAATATtaccacaaataatattatgatactgattttttttcgtaatttctcgacaacaattttgagagcttcaagtttttcaatctctgaagatagtttttcttgaaacacaccctccaaaattgttcttcaatctattaaaataacatgaattttttcattcgacCAAAATGAAAGTgcaatttaccatatttgttGAGAAGAAAATGGAAGATTGGCATGATTCTGGTGGTGTAATCATGGGTGAAATTGATGGGTTTTGAGGCGGCTTCTTTGCTCATCCGCCTCATGTCTTTCATGTCTCCGGACAAAATCCGGTAAGAGTTTCCGGTGAAGCCCTGCTTCCGGAGGCGTTTCTCGAGGTTTCTTGGTTTGAACCACAGCCAGTTCAAGAGTTTGGAGATGTATATGCATACTACAATGGCGGAGAGTGTTTGTAAGCAGATCAACAAATCCATTTTTAGTTGGAACAGAGCACAATTATTGCAAatcaataaagtcattttATAGCATACGAAAAatccatttttatattgttcaTTATTGATACTTACACGTGGAGTCATTTTATAGCTTACGAAAAatccatttttatattgttcaTTATTGATACTTACATGTGAGTTgtaacttttctttaatttaatgtacATTTTAGATTTATGCGACTTCTATCTGATTTCATGGAgatattttaagttaaaatatGCTATAgatctactttttttttttaatttatggaaCCCACGTTGAAAACGAAAAATAATTCCTCTCCCTTGCTTCTAGAACTTCgttactccccccgtcccagataattcgactCAGTATTACATTTCGGGTCGTCCTACATAATTTTtcccacttcatttttaccatttttggtaatagacctcatattccactaactcatttctactcacattttattataaaactaatactttaaaagtaggacacacatcccaccaactttttcaactcaccattagatttcttaaaatccgttcCGGATCAAaatgtcccaaattatctgagacagatggagtattatttaagaaTTTAGTTTCGTCCAAGAGCATTCACGATGAAGGGTGACAACTAATCGCATTTCTACATCagcactattttatttttattttttattattctttgctaatattttatcatataaatttaattaaataccacaataatatactccatccgtcccactttagtagtcccggttgagttcgacacgggttttaataaatacaaagttaagttaatgaaaaaagatagtggaatgtgggtcatacttttatatattagttttataataaaatgtgagtgaaaaaaagtgagtggaatgtggggcctattacCTAAtcaggactcctaaagtggaacacctaaaaataataaattgagattcttaaagtgggacagagagagtaatacGCAAATCTTTGTTGTATtacaattttgtaaaaaagaatttatcGAGAAgcaaacttaaaataaaattgaaatatgcaTCGTGGTTAGGTGCCCAAATCTATTTAGTCATATCACGCTGGAGTTAAAGATGGACTTCTTTTTATGTATTGGGCTTAAATTTTggctttttattaattaaaaaatacaattaatatttttgtttttaataattttatgtatttataaataagaattctcGGTTTCTAGTTATGGATCatcttttataattaatggcTGAAgtcaatttaatttgatcTGTATGGAGTAAAAATTGATCTTCTAGAAATTGCACacatgtatggagacataaaagataatttctttatttagcATGtcttataattcatttttcttatctAATAAATggaatttatttcataaataaggTTTAATTTCGCGATCTTATTTTCATGTtatgaaaaaccaaaaaccaaaaaacaatattttatgaatatcaatatattttgataggtttgtgttaaaatgacaacccctcttgaagtgacaccgtgacaccgcttatacatcaatattataaacgctacacaacaatataaCAAACattacacaacaatctatagattaatgtatagtgtgtcggatattgttggacaagaaaaattgctggATAAAGACCAGCAAATTGCTGGCCGagtttttcagattttttttttgccacgtggcagcttattattcgtccacatgtacaaatgattggctagaaatggtggtatggtgttattttaaggggtggtggcaccctaacatgcccctattttgatatagataaaaaatatcttataaaattttaatatcaaattaGTTAGGTTAATTGGTTAATTAGATTTATAACTAAGTCACTAACTTGGTCAAATAACGTTTGATCGTTAagtttattgaaaaatgttaCTTTTGGACGAAAAATGTTACTTTTGGACCAATTAACCTAGACTGGACTCTTGgttaaaaaacatatttttaggACCAAAATATAACAAGCTATGTAAAGAATCACAAAGTTTTTTAACCAAGAGTCCAGTCTGGGTTAATATTTCCTTTCAAGATCATTCATCTATGCATCACATACTAAAGCTGCATTTGAAGTTAATTGGTTGCTTTAggtaagatattaattaaatattcgaATCCACGAGGCTTCAGTAAGTAGCGGATCTATAACATAATATAAAGGAATTCATTAAATGGAAATGGTTTGTAGTTTGAAGCGAATGAACATGAAGgagaaaagtttttttttttttttcctttaataaggaataaaattaattttatcatgttattttaaaataaaattcctaAAACGACGTCATGTTAAGCCCTTTAGCGATCGTTGTAGCTCACCATATGTATTCCATTCCGATTCAATAATTCAAGATTCTTATTCTTGTCCAAGACTCGATATACCAAATCTTATTTGCATTCATTCAGTAAGCGCTCAAGCCAACGAGTAACGGCCTACTTAGCAGCCCGAGTCGAAATCCAAGTTTCCGACTCTGTGCAAACCCTTTATAGTTTGTTAAGAATCAACTGCGCGCCACGTTGAGGTTGCACAGTCACCACTTGGTGAGGCGCATGCGAATACGAAGGCGAAAGCTCAAACGAATAACGCTTCAGAATCATAGCCATCGCTATCTTAGCTTCCAACATAGCAAAGTTCTGCGCGATGCATATCCTTGGGCCCCAACTGAATGGGAAGTAGGCCAGCGCCCCGGCCCCCTGCGCCACCTTGGGCACGCCATCGCTAAACCTCTCCGGATTAAATTCTTTTGCATCCTCGCCCCATATTTTCGGGTCGTGATGCAATAAAATCAAGGGCAGCATAAGCTGCACTCCCCCCGGTATAGTCTCATTCCCTAACTTGACTTCTTTGTGCGTCCTTCGCATGATCATAAACGCAGGAGGGTAGAGTCGTAGCACCTCCTGCAGGATCATGCCTACCTGCACACATTTGCAAaataacatttcttaaaatggaaatatcaGTCTCTACAGtattctctcttcacttaatatactaaatagcactgcataaaatctcatgccagaaaagagggagtattaattacttACAATTTTGAGGTTGTTATTCAGTTGTTGATAGTTAGATTCTCCTTCGTTGAAATTTTGCAGAACCTCGTCCCTTGCTCGGGTTTGCCACTCTGTGTACTTGCTCAATATAATCATTGTCCAGACAAGTAGAGACGCGGTTGTCTCATGGCCTGCAAAGTAGAAGAGTTTGCACTCTTCGATGACTTCGTCCATGCTCATTCCGTGCTTAGTTCCATGTTGTTTGATTTCTTTGGAATTGGATTCGAGTAGTAATCCAAGTAAGTCTTCCTTGCTAGCTTCCCCTGCTTCCATTGCCTTGATTCTTCGATTGATTATATCGAGCAGAGACGATTTCACTTGCTTCGCGATCTCTTTCACTCtcttgttattttttgttggcAAAAATCTGTGCAGAGAGAGgaacaaaaaaacataacacaAATGTATTGAAATCAAGAAGTTACGACTAACGAAAACCGATGCACAGATTACAGTGCCAGGTTCCAGTGTGTAGGTGAGCCAGATACAAGGATCCGGAAAAAGAAGAAGCGGTTGAAGAAACAGTACCTGTATCCCGGGATGTAAACAGATCGATTTGCTAGCGCAATATGTTGAGCTAATTCTTGCTGTAGTTCAAAAATCTTGCTTCCTTCCAAATAGCTACTCCCGAACGCAGTTCTTGAAATCACATCGCTCGTCAATTTCTGAAGATAAGGCCACACATCCACTTCACAACTTCCTCCATTCCCCACAATCTCATCCCATTTGCTCAACATCTCATCACAGCTCAAGTAGAACGACGGAACCATATGCTGTTTGTTTACATCATAACGAACAAGAATGAAAACGAATGTATTCGACAATATATACCTATTATTCATCATAAAGTGGCAAGATCCTACCTCGAGTTTATTCACATGAAATGCAGGATTGATGAGTCTCCTATGCTTGGCCCATCTATCCGTTTCTAGCGTTACTAGCCCTTTACTCATCAGCCTAACAAAGGGGCGACCGGGAAGCTTTTGAAACACGATACTCTTCGACAGAACTTCTCTTACAAGTTCCGGGTTCATCACAACAATTGCAGGATTTGGTCCGAACCATACAAAGCATTTCTCCCCTGCAGTTTCAATATTTAGCCACCAGGTTCGTCGGCTAAATGTTACGGATCAAATAAGAGAATTCATCACAAAGACTAGTCTATCAGGAGAAAAACTCGTCAACAAGTTAAACAGCAAAATGTTTCGGATCAAACAATAGAACTCATCCCGAAAACTAGTCCATCACGAGAAAAAGCTCGCCACCAAGTCATAAGCAGAATGTTACAAATCAAACACGAGAATTCATCCTAAAAACTAGTCTATGAGGAGAAAAAGCTCGCCATCAAGTTAGAAACAAAATCTTACAAATCAAACAACAAGAATTCATCCCAAAAACTAGTTCACGAGGAGAAAAAGTTTCCTCCAATTTAATACGCCAAATGTTACGGATCAAACAAGAGAATTCATTCCAAAAATCTATTAGGAGAAAAAGCTTGCCACCAAGTTCATAGGCAGAATGTTCCGAATCAAACAAGAGAATATAAATTCAACCCAAAGACTAGTCCACCAAGAGAAAAATCTTGCCACAGATCAAATA
The nucleotide sequence above comes from Salvia hispanica cultivar TCC Black 2014 chromosome 5, UniMelb_Shisp_WGS_1.0, whole genome shotgun sequence. Encoded proteins:
- the LOC125188960 gene encoding cytochrome P450 CYP72A219-like; its protein translation is MDLLICLQTLSAIVVCIYISKLLNWLWFKPRNLEKRLRKQGFTGNSYRILSGDMKDMRRMSKEAASKPINFTHDYTTRIMPIFHFLLNKYGEKCFLWFGPSPAIFVMEPELVREVLSKSNVFQKIPGRPFVRMISEGLATLETDRWAKHRRLLNPAFHVNKLQHMVPSFYLSCDEMLSKWDEIVGNGGSCEVDVWPHLQKLTSDVISRTAFGSSYLEGRKIFELQHELIQHVTAANRFFYIPGYRFLPTKMNKRVKEITKEVKSSLLDIINRRMKAMEAGEASNEDVLGLLLESNSKEIKQHGRKHGMSMDEVIEECKLFYFSGQDTTASLLVWTMILLSKHTEWQTRARDEVQQVFSTGDPDYQQLNNNLKIVGMVLHEVLRLYPPAFMLVRRAHTEVRLGNVSVPEGVQLMMPLVLLHHDPKIWGEDAKEFNPERFRDGVPNVAQGMAYFPFSWGPRICIAQNFAMLEAKIAVAMMLKRYSFELSPSYSHAPHQFIIVQPQHGAHLILNKL
- the LOC125188959 gene encoding cytochrome P450 CYP72A219-like; the encoded protein is MDFFTFFHTLSAIVIFIYVSKILNWVWFTPRSLEKRLRQQGFTGNSYRILFGDMKDMRQMTKEATSKPISFSHDFSNRIIPIFHFALNKYGEKCFVWFGPNPAIVVMNPELVREVLSKSIVFQKLPGRPFVRLMSKGLVTLETDRWAKHRRLINPAFHVNKLEHMVPSFYLSCDEMLSKWDEIVGNGGSCEVDVWPYLQKLTSDVISRTAFGSSYLEGSKIFELQQELAQHIALANRSVYIPGYRFLPTKNNKRVKEIAKQVKSSLLDIINRRIKAMEAGEASKEDLLGLLLESNSKEIKQHGTKHGMSMDEVIEECKLFYFAGHETTASLLVWTMIILSKYTEWQTRARDEVLQNFNEGESNYQQLNNNLKIVGMILQEVLRLYPPAFMIMRRTHKEVKLGNETIPGGVQLMLPLILLHHDPKIWGEDAKEFNPERFSDGVPKVAQGAGALAYFPFSWGPRICIAQNFAMLEAKIAMAMILKRYSFELSPSYSHAPHQVVTVQPQRGAQLILNKL